Genomic window (Allostreptomyces psammosilenae):
CAGGGCCTCGGCGAACTCCCCGACGACATCCAGGACCTCAACCGGCTCTCCCGCAGCGCCCTGGAGGACCTCCAGACCGGCGAAACCGGCCAGGCCATAGCCAGCCAGCCGGGCTGCGCCAGCGTGGCCGGCCCCGAGGCGTCCCCCTCCGCGTCCGGCTCCCCCTCGGCCGCCCCCTCCTCCTCCGCCTCGCCGGCCGCGGAAGCGTCCGCCTCCCCGGAGCAGTCGGGGGCCGAGGAGGAAGCGGCGGAGGACGACGCCCAGAACACCGAGTGACGACCGCGGAAGCGCGTCACCGAACGTCACGCCTTACCGTCGGGGTGGTGGGCGCGTAGCACAATGAGCCGGTGAGCACGCACCAGCACCCCGGCGGCACCGCGCTGCCCGACCCCGACGCCCCGGCGACCGCGCTGCTGCGCGAAGCCCTCCGCACCCACGGGTTCACCCCGGACGGCTGCCTGGACCTGCTGGGCGCCACCGCCTACGCGGCCCTGTCCCGCAACGAGACCGTCCCGGCGATGCGCGCCACCCGCACCGGCGGCCCGCTGGAGGCCCTCGTCCGGCTGTTCCTCCTGCAGTGCCCCGTTCCGAGGGCGGCGGCCGCCGCGGCCCTCCCGCTGGCCGAGTGCCTCGCCGCCGGCTGGCTGGAGGCCGCCGGCGACACGGACGAGGTCCGCGCCACCGTCGACATCCGCCCCTACGGGGAGGCCGAGCAGGACTGGTGGATCGTCGCGGACCTCGGCCGGGCCGTCGGCGGAGCCGGCGGCGCCGCCGGCAGCGGGCGCGCCGCAGGCGCCGACCTCGTGCTCGGCGCGGGCGGCGCCTCCACCACGCTGTCCGCCATCACCGTGCGCCGACCCGTCTCCCGGGCCCTGGACCTCGGCACCGGCTGCGGCGTACAGGCCCTGCACGCCGCCCCGCACGCCGAGCGGGTCGTCGCCACCGACCTCAACCCCCGGGCGCTGCGGGTCGCCAGGCTCACCACCGCCCTGTCCGGCGTCAGCAACGTCGACCTGCGCCACGGCAGCCTGTTCGAACCGGTCGCCGGCGAACGGTTCGACCTGATCGTCTCCAACCCGCCGTTCGTCATCTCCCCGCGCGGCCGGTTCACCTACCGCGACGGCGGCCTGCCCGGCGACGAACTGGTCCGCACCCTCGTCTCCCACGCCGGCGACCACCTCGCCCCCGGCGGGTACTGCCAGCTCCTCGCCAACTGGCAGCACGTCAGGGGAGAGGACTGGCGCGAACGGGTGCGCGGCTGGCTGCCGGACGGCTGCGACGCGTGGGTGGTGCAGCGCGAAGTGCAGGACCCGGCCCAGTACGCCGAGCTGTGGCTGCGGGACGCCGGGGA
Coding sequences:
- a CDS encoding class I SAM-dependent methyltransferase, giving the protein MSTHQHPGGTALPDPDAPATALLREALRTHGFTPDGCLDLLGATAYAALSRNETVPAMRATRTGGPLEALVRLFLLQCPVPRAAAAAALPLAECLAAGWLEAAGDTDEVRATVDIRPYGEAEQDWWIVADLGRAVGGAGGAAGSGRAAGADLVLGAGGASTTLSAITVRRPVSRALDLGTGCGVQALHAAPHAERVVATDLNPRALRVARLTTALSGVSNVDLRHGSLFEPVAGERFDLIVSNPPFVISPRGRFTYRDGGLPGDELVRTLVSHAGDHLAPGGYCQLLANWQHVRGEDWRERVRGWLPDGCDAWVVQREVQDPAQYAELWLRDAGDHEGDRGPDSAYARHYDAWLDTFARDGVEAVGFGWITLRASGAERPVVRLEEWPHPVEQPLGPEIEDWFARQDWLRDHDDKALLETRFRITEGVLQEQVGLPGAEDPEHVVLRQQRGMRRATRVDTVGAGFAGACDGTLRAGEIVDAIAALLGEDPTALRERTPESIRLLVDQGFLTPEH